CGATGGGCCCGCTAGCACCCAATCTTGTCAGCGAATATCCCGAAGTGGTTAATGCCTTAAGAATCTACAGGGGATACGGTCTGAACGTGAAATATAACGATCAAACCTTTATTGAAAATCATTTTGCCTTTGCAGATTCATCGGTTTTCGATATGATGGATGTAAAGCTGATCATGGGTGATGAAAATACAGTCTTCCAAGATCTCAACTCAATCATCCTCTCCAGAACGGTTGCAAAGAAATATTTTGGCAATGCATCCAAGGCAATGGATAAGATGCTCACCATCATGAGTGAATCTTTTATCGTCAGGGGGATAATGGAGGATTATCCGGAAACCAGCACGGTTTATTTCAATGCGTTGCTGCCTTTTAAAATCTTGGAAAACCGGTTTGACTGGGTGGAAAGCTGGGGCAGCAATTCACTGGACACTTATGTGCAGCTTGCACCGGGAACGAAAGAAACCGCCTTTGAATCCAAACTGCCCGGTTTCATCAAAAAATACCTCAGCAAGAACTGGGAACATGGACTGGAGATGTATCTTCAGCCCATGGAGGAGATCCATCTGAAGTCAGGCCATATCAAGTTTCAGATATACAACCACCATCAGGGGGATATCAACCAGCTTCACATCTTCTCAGTCATCGCTCTCCTGATTTTGATCGTAGCCTGCATCAACTATATCAACCTGGCCACATCGATGGCCCTGAAACGTACAAGGGAAGTAGGGGTCAGAAAAGTACTGGGAGCCAACCGAAAAAAGCTCATAATGCAATTCCTTGGTGAATCCTATATACTGTCTATTTTATCAGCCATTCTGGCCATATTTGGTCTCTCGTTGTTACTCCCTGTCATCAGTAAGATACTGGGGATCCCCCTTGTCATGGATATGGGTAATCCCCTATTTACAGGTGGATTGATCGCCACCATTGCAGTAGTAGGATTACTATCAGGCCTTTATCCTGCCCTTTACATTTCAGGATTCGAACCTACGGTAATATTTACGGGACTTCGCAGTTCAAGAGATAAAAGCAGTTCCGGGTACATGAGAAAAATATTGGTAGTAGCCCAGTTCAGTGTTTCAGTGGTCATTATTATATCCACGCTTGTAGCCATGCACCAGGTAAGGTTCTTCCAAACCACTGACAAAGGTTACAACGATGAAGCCGTGTATGCCATTCCGCTGCATTTTGATGATGATGTGCTGGAAGATCATATTCAACTACTAAAAAACGAATTGAAAGGCCAGCCGGGTATACGATCCGTGTCCGCCTCATCGCGCTATAACGGAGTTTCAGGAACCCAGTCAAAGATGACTGTAGCCGATACTTCTGAACAGCAACTCATGTCACGCTTTGGTTTTGTGGACGAAAACTATTTTCCCCAGATGGAAATACCCATCTTACAAGGCAGAAATTTCAGCTCCACCCATTCGGGAGACCGGAGTGAAGCCGTCATTCTCAATGAAATTGCCATGAAAAAGCTGGGATGGGACAACCCCAACGGCAAATATTTCATCCATCCCGGAAATGATTCATTAAAAGTGAAAGTTATCGGAGTGATCAGGGATTACAACTATTATTCCCTCAGGACCCCCATCGAACCTGCAGCCTATTTCTTCTTTCCGGGGCGCTTCCGCTATATTATGGCAAAGCTGGAGACTACTGATCTTCAAGGTTCTGTTGGCCAGATAAAACAGAAGTGGAACGAACTATTCTCCGGTGTGCCTTTCGAAGGATTCTTTGTGGATGAGCGTTACAGGCTAACCTATGCCGATGAAATCAATACTATGAAAATCTTTGGCATTTTTGCGGTGCTCTGTATCTTCATTAGCTGCCTGGGCCTGTTTGGCCTTATCTCTTTTGTGGTGCTCCATAAATACAAAGAGATCGCCATCCGGAAAGTGTTTGGCTCCAACGTAACACGCATTGTCAGGGTCATCAGCCGTGAATTTCTGATCCTGATCCTTATCTCCAGCATTATTGGGATACCCGTAGCCTATTTTTACATGGATCAGTGGCTGAACAATTTTGCCTATAAGATATCCCTGAGCTGGTACTATTTTGCAGCGGGGATCGCCGTAGCCCTCGCGATTGCATTTCTGACCATGGTTTATAAGATCATTACCGCGGCCAACGCCAATCCGGCAGAAAGTTTAAGATATGAATAGGCATCAAAAGGAATTCATACTGGATATCTGCAAATTCCTTTCTCCTTCTCAAAAATTTTCGTTTTATTTGATTTTGGAATACACTTTTGTACAATCAAATAATTAACCCGGTTTAAAAGGTTTTTTGCCACCAACCCCGCCTGCTTCGGGGCAGGAGCACTAAAACACTAAATTTCACCAAAAATATAATACTGTATTCTTCTTTTTTGTGGTTTTTGGAGTTTTGGAGTTTTAGTGGCAATTTATTCTTTTTACTCTTTTTGATAATGAACTCAATAAAACAAAAACAGCCTATGAAGAAAACAATGATGGGAACCATTGCCGCACTCCTTCTTTTTTGGGCGGGGGCAGGCATTGCCCAAACCCTTGAATCGCCAAACGGAAAGATCAAAGTGAACTTTGCCCTTAAGGACATCGCCGGAAAAAAGGACTGCCCCGTTTATAACCTTTCATACAGCGGAAAGCAGCTACTCAGCGAATCAATGCTTGGATTCACCTTGGATAAAGGAAATACATTGAATAGCCACTTCCAAGTGCTGTCCACCGAAAAGAAAAGCCATGACAACACCTGGAAGCCAGTCCATGGTGAAAGCTCCACCATCCGAGACCATTACAACCAGATGACGGTTCAGTTGTCTCATCAAAGCGAACCTTCATGCATCATGGAACTGGTATTTCGCTGCTATGATTCGGGCATGGCGCTCCGATACAAAATACCAAAAGGGGATTTCCCTGAAAACATAGCTATAAAAAGTGAAAATACCGAATTCCGTTTCCTGGACGACCATACCACCTGGAGCACACAAAGCGCCCAGGGAGAATATGAAGAAAAAAAGCTAAGTGAGCTGGGCTCAGGGGTGTGCCGCCCTCTGACAGTAAAAGTGGATGACAACACTTATGCCGCGGTGGCAGAAGCCGCGCTGGTCAATTATGCCCGAACTCAACTGGCCGGGCTGGAAGACAGCCCTCATGGCCTTGTCGCCGATCTGAGCAGCGGAGTGGAATCTCCTCTCCCCTTTTCCACTCCCTGGCGTGTGGTGATGGTGGGCTCCGGTCCGGGTAAATTGCTGGAAAATAACGACCTTATCCTGAACCTGAACGAACCCTGCCAGATTGAAAACACCTCCTGGATCCGGCCGGGTAAAGCCATCCGGGTGATCAGCCTGAATACCGAAGCAGCCATGGCATATATAGATTTTGCCGATAAGCATAACCTGCAGTTTATCGAGTTCGACACCGGCTGGTACGGGCCGGAATTCGACACGGCCGCCAACCCGATGACGGTTGCTTCAGGCCGGATCCGGAAATATCCCAACAGCGATACCTACCTGAACGTCGACCTGGATCTCCCCAAAATCATCCGGGAAGCCAGGAACAGGGATATTGGCGTTATACTTTATGTGAATCATGTAGCCCTGGAAAATTATCCGCTGGATGAGCTGTTCGCCACCTATAATAAATGGGGCGTGGCGGGTGTCAAATTCGGCTTTGTGAATGTCGGTTCCCAACGCTGGACCAAATGGCTGCACAAAGCCATAAGAATAGCAGCAGAGAATCAGATTATGGTGGACATCCATGATGAATACCGGCCTACCGGCTACAGCCGCACCTACCCCAACCTCATGACCATGGAAGGAATCAGGGGCGACGAGGCCACCCCATCCACACAACAGACCCTAACCACGCTCTTCACCCGCATGCTCGCTGGTGCCGGCGACAATACCGTCTGTTATTACTCCAGGCGTGTGGATGAACACTGGTCGCATGCTTACCAGCTTGCCAAAACCGTGTGCATGTACAGCCCCTGGCAGTTTTTATTCTGGTACGACAGGCCCCTTGAAGCCATCGGAGAAGAGGAAAAAGCACCTGAGGAAAGTGTCATCCGAAACGAACCCGAACTGGAGTTCTTCAAAGCGGTACCCACGGTTTGGGATGAAACCAGGATACTTCAGGGAAGCATCGGGGAATATGCCATCATCGCCCGGCGATCCGGCAAGGAATGGTACATCGGGGGCATGAACAGCGACAAAGCAAGATCATTCGAAATACCCTTTGATTTTCTGGATAAGGATCAAGACTATGTGGCGCACATCTATTTTGACGATCCAACGGTCAATACCAGAACAAAGGTGGGGATCCGAAGATCCACAGTGGATGCAGAAACAGTGCTCGATTTCAAGATGAAGGCAAACGGAGGCCAGGCGGTCCGGGTTGTTCCACGGGTAAAGGC
This Bacteroidales bacterium DNA region includes the following protein-coding sequences:
- a CDS encoding ABC transporter permease, whose protein sequence is MIRSYFRIALRNIVRYRTFSFLNILGLTIGIISFMTILLFIQHELSYNRHINDVENKYRVVEIQTEPGVGEQHVAVTMGPLAPNLVSEYPEVVNALRIYRGYGLNVKYNDQTFIENHFAFADSSVFDMMDVKLIMGDENTVFQDLNSIILSRTVAKKYFGNASKAMDKMLTIMSESFIVRGIMEDYPETSTVYFNALLPFKILENRFDWVESWGSNSLDTYVQLAPGTKETAFESKLPGFIKKYLSKNWEHGLEMYLQPMEEIHLKSGHIKFQIYNHHQGDINQLHIFSVIALLILIVACINYINLATSMALKRTREVGVRKVLGANRKKLIMQFLGESYILSILSAILAIFGLSLLLPVISKILGIPLVMDMGNPLFTGGLIATIAVVGLLSGLYPALYISGFEPTVIFTGLRSSRDKSSSGYMRKILVVAQFSVSVVIIISTLVAMHQVRFFQTTDKGYNDEAVYAIPLHFDDDVLEDHIQLLKNELKGQPGIRSVSASSRYNGVSGTQSKMTVADTSEQQLMSRFGFVDENYFPQMEIPILQGRNFSSTHSGDRSEAVILNEIAMKKLGWDNPNGKYFIHPGNDSLKVKVIGVIRDYNYYSLRTPIEPAAYFFFPGRFRYIMAKLETTDLQGSVGQIKQKWNELFSGVPFEGFFVDERYRLTYADEINTMKIFGIFAVLCIFISCLGLFGLISFVVLHKYKEIAIRKVFGSNVTRIVRVISREFLILILISSIIGIPVAYFYMDQWLNNFAYKISLSWYYFAAGIAVALAIAFLTMVYKIITAANANPAESLRYE
- a CDS encoding glycoside hydrolase family 97 N-terminal domain-containing protein; this translates as MKKTMMGTIAALLLFWAGAGIAQTLESPNGKIKVNFALKDIAGKKDCPVYNLSYSGKQLLSESMLGFTLDKGNTLNSHFQVLSTEKKSHDNTWKPVHGESSTIRDHYNQMTVQLSHQSEPSCIMELVFRCYDSGMALRYKIPKGDFPENIAIKSENTEFRFLDDHTTWSTQSAQGEYEEKKLSELGSGVCRPLTVKVDDNTYAAVAEAALVNYARTQLAGLEDSPHGLVADLSSGVESPLPFSTPWRVVMVGSGPGKLLENNDLILNLNEPCQIENTSWIRPGKAIRVISLNTEAAMAYIDFADKHNLQFIEFDTGWYGPEFDTAANPMTVASGRIRKYPNSDTYLNVDLDLPKIIREARNRDIGVILYVNHVALENYPLDELFATYNKWGVAGVKFGFVNVGSQRWTKWLHKAIRIAAENQIMVDIHDEYRPTGYSRTYPNLMTMEGIRGDEATPSTQQTLTTLFTRMLAGAGDNTVCYYSRRVDEHWSHAYQLAKTVCMYSPWQFLFWYDRPLEAIGEEEKAPEESVIRNEPELEFFKAVPTVWDETRILQGSIGEYAIIARRSGKEWYIGGMNSDKARSFEIPFDFLDKDQDYVAHIYFDDPTVNTRTKVGIRRSTVDAETVLDFKMKANGGQAVRVVPRVKAGRKIQ